In the Marinomonas algicola genome, one interval contains:
- the rpoE gene encoding RNA polymerase sigma factor RpoE: protein MPQGSPSDQELVERVQKGDKRAFDLLVVKYQYKVCGLLSRYVNDQHEIMDVAQESFIKAYRAIHSFRGESAFYTWLYRIAVNTAKNHLISRSRRPSGNDVELDNDDSFALYEPLADVASPDATLNRNRLEAAIYSVIKTLPEELKSAITLREFDGMSYEDISHVMDCPVGTVRSRIFRAREAIEQHIRPYLDGGE, encoded by the coding sequence ATGCCGCAAGGTTCGCCTTCTGATCAAGAATTGGTTGAAAGAGTTCAAAAAGGGGATAAGCGAGCATTTGATCTATTGGTAGTGAAGTATCAATACAAGGTCTGTGGCCTCCTTAGCCGTTATGTTAATGATCAACATGAAATTATGGATGTGGCACAAGAAAGCTTTATTAAGGCATACCGTGCTATTCATTCCTTTAGAGGTGAAAGTGCTTTTTATACCTGGCTGTACCGCATCGCTGTTAATACGGCAAAGAATCACTTAATAAGTCGTTCTCGTCGGCCCTCAGGCAATGATGTTGAATTAGATAACGATGACTCGTTTGCTTTATATGAGCCGCTTGCTGATGTGGCGTCTCCAGATGCCACTCTAAATCGAAATCGATTAGAGGCGGCTATTTACAGTGTTATTAAGACGTTACCTGAAGAGTTGAAATCGGCCATTACCTTAAGGGAGTTTGACGGGATGAGTTATGAAGACATTTCTCATGTCATGGACTGTCCCGTTGGTACCGTTCGGTCACGCATATTTCGAGCAAGAGAGGCGATTGAGCAACATATTCGTCCATATTTGGACGGAGGAGAATAA
- a CDS encoding DegQ family serine endoprotease has product MNRMLKKTNVLAISFLMFFSTLASAVDLPDFTELVESASPAVVNISTEQTSNNNSNKSKQLSPEAEELNEFFRHFFGQKPFGQGGQQHPAPQQRQRNSLGSGFIVSKDGYVLTNNHVIDGADVIHVRLNDRREYIATLVGTDPRTDLALLKIEATDLPTVNMGDSDKLKAGQWVLAIGSPFGFDYTVTAGIVSALGRNLPSDNYVPFIQTDVAINPGNSGGPLFNLEGEVVGINSQIYTRSGGFMGVSFAIPSNLVMSVVEQLKSDGKVSRAWLGVIIQDINNDLAESFGLERPAGALVSRVLPDSPAERSGLQAGDIILEFGDEVIEHSAELPYRVGGMKAGDKVKTLIYRDGREKTLTLTLDARPDDPQLLTQTQQEQNRLGMSVTDLSADEAGKLNIEGGVVITQVLGGNAARNGLQQGDVITMLNSQAVKNVGSFSQIVKELPNNRSVPMRVIRDGYPMFIPFKMTE; this is encoded by the coding sequence ATGAACAGAATGCTTAAAAAAACCAATGTCTTGGCAATCAGCTTCTTGATGTTTTTTTCCACGCTGGCGTCAGCGGTTGATTTACCGGATTTTACTGAATTGGTGGAGTCGGCTTCGCCTGCTGTTGTCAATATAAGTACAGAGCAGACCTCGAATAATAATTCAAATAAATCTAAGCAGCTGAGCCCAGAAGCGGAAGAATTAAATGAATTTTTTCGTCATTTCTTTGGGCAAAAGCCATTTGGTCAAGGCGGCCAGCAGCATCCTGCGCCTCAGCAAAGACAGCGTAACTCTTTAGGCTCTGGTTTCATTGTGTCTAAAGATGGTTATGTCCTGACGAATAACCATGTTATTGATGGCGCAGATGTCATTCATGTACGTTTAAATGATCGTCGTGAGTACATTGCTACTTTAGTTGGAACAGACCCTAGAACGGATTTGGCGCTGTTGAAAATAGAGGCGACAGATCTTCCTACCGTCAATATGGGGGATTCGGACAAGCTGAAAGCGGGGCAGTGGGTACTGGCAATAGGTTCTCCATTTGGTTTTGATTATACTGTTACAGCGGGGATCGTGAGTGCGTTAGGACGTAATCTTCCTTCTGATAACTATGTACCCTTTATTCAGACAGATGTGGCAATCAACCCAGGTAACTCCGGTGGTCCTTTATTTAATCTAGAGGGTGAAGTCGTTGGCATTAACTCTCAAATCTATACTCGTTCGGGCGGCTTTATGGGGGTTTCTTTTGCCATCCCGTCTAATCTCGTTATGTCTGTTGTTGAGCAATTAAAATCAGATGGGAAAGTCTCTCGTGCTTGGCTAGGTGTTATTATTCAAGATATTAATAATGATTTAGCGGAATCCTTTGGCTTAGAACGTCCTGCAGGTGCTCTTGTTAGTCGTGTATTACCCGACTCACCAGCCGAACGATCAGGTTTACAAGCGGGTGATATCATACTTGAGTTTGGTGATGAGGTAATCGAGCATTCTGCGGAACTGCCTTATCGAGTTGGTGGAATGAAAGCGGGCGATAAAGTTAAAACACTGATTTATCGTGACGGTCGCGAAAAAACCTTAACTTTAACGTTGGACGCGAGACCAGATGATCCTCAACTTCTGACTCAGACACAGCAAGAGCAAAATCGCTTAGGGATGTCTGTTACGGACCTTTCTGCCGATGAGGCTGGTAAATTAAATATTGAGGGTGGTGTGGTTATTACTCAAGTTCTTGGCGGGAACGCGGCTCGAAATGGTTTGCAACAAGGCGATGTGATTACTATGTTGAATAGTCAGGCCGTAAAAAATGTGGGTTCTTTCTCTCAAATAGTAAAAGAGTTACCTAATAACCGTTCCGTGCCAATGCGCGTTATACGAGACGGCTATCCAATGTTTATTCCGTTTAAAATGACTGAGTAA
- a CDS encoding CYTH domain-containing protein: MATELELKLMVHPAYFDKAIRFLDALCLHSGPATRQPTLKLMNGYYDTAAGLLMSSGIALRIRSVNQEYIQTLKTRGVSRVGMHARGEWEWYLPTDTIDFDLITHDMLPTSLQNQQWQANVNIVYRTDFERQIWLIDDGDSVIEAVCDKGEVTSPYGRDDICEIEFELKQGDEKALYDVALSLANAVPVQVCTVSKAQRGVRLKCPVIELPETFSEGAQDFEIGAYWYEVWLTYWEAMLHRQDAALFEKVQDSLINLQRYLPHDLSVELETVLNRPVTEESPTTPLYLQLSRQTKVGVCMLKIARWLNLQHSK, translated from the coding sequence ATGGCGACGGAACTTGAGTTAAAACTGATGGTTCATCCCGCTTACTTTGATAAAGCGATCAGGTTTTTGGATGCACTTTGCTTACATAGTGGGCCAGCTACACGACAACCAACGCTTAAATTGATGAACGGCTATTACGATACGGCAGCAGGGTTACTGATGTCTTCAGGGATTGCCTTAAGAATTCGCTCAGTCAATCAGGAATATATACAAACTTTAAAAACTCGAGGTGTGAGCCGTGTCGGAATGCACGCTCGCGGTGAATGGGAATGGTACCTACCGACTGATACCATTGATTTTGATTTGATTACCCACGACATGTTGCCAACTAGTTTGCAAAACCAACAATGGCAGGCGAATGTGAACATTGTTTACCGTACCGATTTTGAGCGTCAAATATGGTTGATTGATGATGGCGATTCCGTTATCGAAGCTGTATGTGATAAGGGGGAGGTGACTTCTCCTTATGGCCGTGATGATATTTGTGAAATTGAATTCGAGTTAAAGCAAGGAGACGAAAAAGCGCTTTATGACGTGGCGTTGTCTTTAGCAAATGCAGTACCTGTACAGGTGTGCACCGTAAGTAAAGCTCAAAGAGGCGTTCGGTTAAAATGTCCTGTCATTGAATTGCCAGAGACTTTCTCTGAAGGTGCTCAAGATTTTGAAATAGGGGCTTATTGGTATGAAGTATGGCTAACTTACTGGGAGGCTATGTTACATCGACAGGACGCCGCTTTGTTTGAAAAAGTACAAGACTCTCTTATTAATCTACAGCGCTATCTTCCTCATGACTTATCTGTTGAATTGGAGACAGTATTAAATAGGCCTGTAACAGAGGAATCACCCACTACGCCCTTGTATTTACAGTTATCCAGACAAACAAAAGTCGGGGTGTGTATGCTTAAAATTGCTCGTTGGCTTAACTTACAACATTCAAAATAA
- a CDS encoding MucB/RseB C-terminal domain-containing protein encodes MRKVIVSLLITVAFNLASASSESDTSLAKLTSMVQSFSSLSYQGVFVRSQGVAMNSMKIRHGLIDGVEYESLIDLDGDKIEVIRIDDSVICVYPDISFANTAAPVSAPLKQFKELNGDRLLEGYRFKLSKKIELIAGRKAQKLTLLPKDSYRFGHAFWLDMENSFLLKHDTLDAEGKVLDRVQFTDISFNPTLKKSDFLPRLGTYSRHVVSVTPKMTDNKWHFTWLPDGFAPVWRDARLLNDRTAMLLLSDGMTSISVFVEPTDTIKPYSVMEMGATTVGEMSRSLLTDILRLTIVGEVPEKTVEKMLMSFAPRTMQ; translated from the coding sequence TTGAGAAAAGTCATAGTTAGCTTATTGATAACCGTTGCGTTCAATTTAGCTTCTGCTTCTTCGGAGAGCGACACGAGTCTCGCCAAGCTAACATCTATGGTGCAGTCTTTTTCGTCACTGAGTTATCAGGGGGTTTTTGTGCGGTCACAAGGTGTTGCAATGAATAGCATGAAAATACGTCATGGTCTTATTGATGGTGTCGAATATGAAAGCTTAATCGATCTTGATGGCGATAAAATAGAGGTGATTCGAATTGACGACAGTGTGATTTGTGTCTATCCAGATATTTCTTTTGCAAATACAGCCGCTCCTGTGAGTGCGCCATTGAAGCAATTCAAAGAACTAAATGGAGATCGTTTATTAGAAGGCTATAGGTTTAAACTGTCGAAAAAAATTGAACTCATTGCCGGTAGAAAAGCGCAGAAACTGACGCTGCTTCCAAAAGACAGTTATCGTTTTGGGCACGCTTTTTGGTTGGATATGGAAAATAGCTTTTTGCTCAAACACGATACATTAGATGCCGAAGGTAAGGTGCTCGATCGAGTTCAGTTTACGGATATTTCCTTTAACCCAACGTTAAAAAAATCTGATTTTTTGCCAAGACTGGGTACTTACTCACGTCATGTGGTTTCTGTAACGCCAAAAATGACGGATAACAAATGGCATTTTACATGGTTGCCTGATGGTTTTGCTCCTGTATGGCGTGATGCTCGACTGTTGAATGACCGTACGGCCATGTTATTACTTTCTGATGGTATGACATCAATTTCAGTTTTTGTTGAACCAACAGACACCATTAAACCGTATTCTGTAATGGAGATGGGAGCAACTACCGTTGGCGAGATGTCACGTTCTTTATTAACGGATATCCTTAGATTAACAATAGTGGGTGAAGTTCCTGAAAAAACGGTTGAAAAAATGTTGATGTCTTTTGCCCCAAGGACAATGCAATGA
- a CDS encoding SoxR reducing system RseC family protein: MIEENGRVLSIRNGFAEIETIRTSSCTACRARHGCGHHAVAQMSSSNRMKMNAICDVDVAVDQEVVVGIPEDTLLKASIWMYFIPLVGLIGGATLPSLISSDPVLPVMGALLGFSGGFFFARSKAEKESTNPDFMPRVLRVKTVERSQISIYQHP, encoded by the coding sequence ATGATTGAAGAAAATGGCCGCGTCTTATCCATACGTAATGGTTTTGCTGAAATTGAGACCATTCGAACCAGTAGCTGTACCGCATGCCGTGCTCGTCATGGTTGTGGGCATCATGCGGTAGCGCAAATGTCTTCGTCTAATAGGATGAAGATGAATGCCATCTGCGATGTGGATGTGGCTGTTGATCAAGAAGTGGTTGTTGGTATACCCGAAGATACTTTATTGAAAGCATCAATTTGGATGTATTTTATTCCCTTAGTAGGGTTAATTGGCGGTGCCACATTGCCAAGCTTAATCAGCAGCGACCCTGTGTTACCCGTGATGGGGGCACTATTGGGGTTTTCAGGTGGTTTCTTTTTTGCCAGAAGTAAAGCCGAAAAGGAATCAACTAACCCAGATTTTATGCCGAGAGTATTGCGTGTAAAGACAGTGGAAAGATCGCAAATTTCCATTTACCAACACCCTTGA
- the argE gene encoding acetylornithine deacetylase — MHKCPSLISMMTQLIANPSISCSQAEWDQSNKGVISLLESWLSPLGFHCEILPLPDQHNKFNLVATIGSGEGGLVLSGHTDTVPYDQGKWQSDPFKLAERDNKLFGLGSCDMKGFFAIVIDTVSKMDLQNLKQPLIILATADEESSMSGARALAAQGKVKARYALIGEPTKLTPIYAHKGIMMERIQVTGQSGHSSNPALGTNALDAMHDVMSELITYRANLKKRFQDASFVIDYPTMNFGCIHGGDNPNRICGRCEIEFDLRALPGMSNQSLMGEISSLLPSIEAKTGTRIQLTSLFPDIPSFSTPIDSDIINACEKLTQKTAETVAFATEGPFLNQMGMQTLILGPGSIDQAHQPNEYMALDQIRPMQHIIESLIGRYCLNDTAEFSPMPLTTGDLL; from the coding sequence ATGCATAAATGTCCGTCTTTAATAAGTATGATGACTCAACTCATCGCCAACCCATCTATAAGCTGCAGTCAAGCTGAATGGGATCAGTCAAATAAAGGTGTAATTAGTTTACTTGAGTCTTGGTTATCGCCACTAGGATTCCATTGCGAGATTCTTCCTCTACCAGATCAACATAATAAATTTAATTTAGTCGCCACTATCGGGTCAGGCGAAGGTGGCTTAGTACTATCTGGGCACACAGACACGGTCCCCTATGACCAGGGTAAATGGCAATCTGATCCGTTTAAGTTAGCCGAAAGAGACAATAAACTGTTTGGCCTTGGTTCCTGCGATATGAAAGGTTTTTTTGCCATTGTGATTGATACCGTCTCTAAAATGGATTTACAAAACCTCAAGCAGCCCTTGATTATATTAGCAACCGCAGACGAAGAAAGCTCCATGTCAGGCGCTCGGGCTCTGGCCGCCCAGGGCAAGGTTAAAGCACGCTATGCACTCATCGGCGAACCCACGAAGTTGACCCCTATATACGCTCATAAAGGCATTATGATGGAACGCATTCAGGTAACAGGACAAAGCGGTCACTCTTCAAACCCAGCATTAGGAACCAACGCCTTAGATGCTATGCATGATGTTATGAGCGAGCTAATCACCTACCGTGCCAATCTAAAAAAGCGTTTTCAAGATGCCAGCTTTGTAATCGACTACCCGACAATGAATTTTGGTTGCATCCACGGAGGCGATAACCCTAATAGAATTTGTGGGCGCTGTGAAATTGAATTTGATTTACGAGCGCTTCCAGGAATGAGCAACCAATCGCTTATGGGCGAAATATCCAGTTTACTGCCCTCAATAGAAGCTAAAACAGGTACTCGTATTCAATTAACCAGTTTATTTCCTGATATTCCTTCATTCTCAACACCCATAGATTCCGATATCATTAACGCTTGTGAGAAACTTACTCAGAAAACCGCTGAAACAGTCGCTTTTGCAACAGAAGGCCCATTTTTAAATCAAATGGGGATGCAGACATTAATCCTAGGGCCAGGCTCTATTGACCAAGCCCACCAACCAAATGAATACATGGCATTAGACCAAATCCGTCCCATGCAACATATTATTGAATCACTTATTGGCCGTTATTGCCTTAACGATACCGCTGAATTTTCGCCAATGCCTCTGACAACAGGAGACTTACTCTGA
- the argA gene encoding amino-acid N-acetyltransferase — translation MGEDQNSDLNYVDWFRHSSPYINSHRGKTFVIFIPGEAVECHLFPNIISDLALMDSLGVRLVLVQGARPQINRVLKNRHLTSAIHYGFRVTPQDQLLDIIQASAGVRVQLEAQLSMGLANTPMAGARLKVCSGNYVIARPLGVVDGIDFGHSGEVRRIDRDAIFRLLEDDNMVLLPHLGFSPTGEVFNLKGEDVATQAAIQLKADKLIMFNEEEGILNSEEQLLSELLARDAQELVDGMDDEDSTKAALKSCVDAVRSGVPRAHLISYNENGGLIRELFTREGAGTMVDEDSYEQLRPASIDDVGGMMALLAPLEEKGVLVRRSRELLENEIERFILVERDGAIVACAALYPFEEEQSGELACLAVSPAYRGSNRGERLLKGIEQAARKQGLSTLFLLTTRTAHWFIERGFIAGSVSHLPVKKQALYNYQRNSKIFIKHLT, via the coding sequence ATGGGGGAAGATCAAAATAGCGACTTGAATTACGTTGATTGGTTCCGTCATTCATCGCCTTACATTAACTCTCACCGTGGGAAAACATTCGTTATTTTCATTCCTGGCGAGGCGGTTGAATGCCACTTATTTCCAAATATAATCAGTGATTTAGCGCTAATGGACTCTCTTGGAGTACGCTTGGTTCTCGTTCAAGGCGCACGCCCTCAAATCAATAGAGTTCTAAAGAATCGACATCTAACGTCAGCCATACATTATGGGTTTCGGGTAACACCTCAAGATCAGTTACTGGATATTATTCAGGCCTCTGCTGGTGTCAGAGTTCAGTTAGAAGCACAGTTATCTATGGGACTTGCCAATACACCTATGGCTGGCGCCCGTTTAAAAGTCTGCAGTGGTAATTATGTTATTGCTCGACCTTTAGGCGTCGTGGATGGCATTGATTTTGGCCACTCCGGAGAAGTTAGACGAATTGATAGAGACGCTATTTTTCGTCTACTTGAAGACGACAACATGGTGCTATTACCGCATCTAGGGTTTTCACCAACAGGTGAAGTCTTTAACTTAAAAGGTGAGGATGTTGCGACTCAAGCGGCCATCCAACTCAAAGCCGATAAACTCATTATGTTTAATGAGGAAGAAGGCATTTTGAACAGTGAAGAGCAATTATTATCTGAATTGCTCGCACGTGATGCACAAGAGCTGGTTGATGGAATGGATGATGAGGATTCCACCAAAGCAGCACTTAAATCCTGCGTTGATGCGGTTCGTTCTGGCGTTCCTCGTGCTCACCTTATTTCTTACAATGAAAATGGTGGCCTTATTCGTGAGTTATTTACTCGGGAAGGCGCTGGCACCATGGTCGATGAAGACAGCTATGAGCAATTACGCCCTGCAAGTATCGATGACGTTGGCGGCATGATGGCTCTACTGGCACCACTTGAAGAAAAAGGGGTGCTCGTTCGCCGCTCTCGTGAACTTCTTGAAAACGAAATCGAACGCTTTATCTTGGTTGAACGCGATGGTGCTATTGTAGCGTGCGCGGCTCTCTACCCATTTGAAGAGGAACAGTCTGGAGAGCTTGCCTGCTTAGCCGTATCACCGGCCTATAGAGGCTCAAACCGTGGTGAGCGTTTACTTAAAGGAATTGAGCAGGCCGCTAGAAAACAAGGCCTTTCCACACTTTTCTTATTAACGACAAGAACGGCGCATTGGTTTATTGAGCGTGGATTTATTGCGGGCAGCGTGAGTCATTTACCCGTCAAAAAACAAGCTCTTTATAACTATCAAAGAAACTCAAAAATTTTTATTAAACATTTAACCTAA